The genome window TTGTTTGGTTGTCTACATCTGAGAATGAGAAATTATTAGGAAGTAAGCCAAACGAAGCTATATTTTTTCCCATTGACTGTAGAAAACCATTTATTTGCTCTAAAACTTTTCGTTTGATTTCTGTAGGAGACAAAGCAGTATTTCTCATGAAATCTTCGGACATGACAGCCTCAAATTTTGTCCATAGCTGTTTGGGGTCATTAGGACAGGAATAAACTAATAGCGTAGCAAAAAGTCGTCTCATTTCATAAGGCATATGAAAAAGAGACGCTTCTTGTAGGCAAATTTCCTGGCTATTATCATTCTCAAGAAGGCCACGTAAGAGAGCTGCTTCACGAAAGGTGGTAACTTGCACTCCATTGTGAGTCATTAAGTCTTCAAAAGACTTTGGAGCACGAACTTTAGACAAAAGAAGTCTAAGGTAATATCTTTCTCCCTCAGATGGATGAGCTGTATTTATTCGGCCTATAGAATCTCCCCTATCTTTAATTTTCCAGCGTTTTTCTTTAGCTAACCAGACAAAATGGTCTGGAAATTGAGCGTATGTGCAATTTAGTTCTTGTGCAACTGAATCTGTTCTATTCATATAGAAAAATTCAGTCAACATTGTCTTCCTATTTCTTGGATTTTTGACTATGTTATTTAAATTCTCATGCTTCTTGAAGTGAATTGGCTAAAAATTTGGAAGATGCAATTGAAGGTGAATGATAGCTGGTTTAATTTCTCCCATGGAAAAGCGAAATAGTCTCCAAACAGCTTCAGGCGGGGAAACCCACCGAGCTGCCTGATATTGCTGAATTTCATCAATCTGATTGTTTGGATTATCAGAATTGATATGGAAACTGATTCGATCATGGCCTTTGCAGATATACTTGTAAATATATTTGACAGCCTGAATTGTTGAGCAGATCTCAACATTAATGTGGCAATTGAACTTAGCAAGTAAATATGCATTATGAGGAACAACCCATGTATTATCAAGTTTTTGTTTTCTGACTTTAATTTTAACACCATTGTTTCTTCTTCGGTATAGTGGATAGGAATCTAGCGTCTGAATTGTATGCTCAGAGTACTCTTTTGGATAAGAATTTTTACAGCAGCCATGCTTAGTCATGCAAACATTTGATGGGTTCAACACACCACAAGGACCGTGCATCATGTGTTTTTTAACCATTCTGTACAGGTGCGGATATTTTGTTTTATCTGGAATTTCTGCACTGACAATTTTATCATATTCATCAGGGATGAACATTTTGTGCTGAGGCTTtaagattaaaagaaaatgaacatgtGGCAGGCCTCTTTTTTGAAATTCTATCACATATGTATAGGCTGCCACttctccaaaaatatttttcttcaaaagttCATTCTTTAATTCTTCTAGTTTAGCACGAAAGACCCTTACAACCAAATCTGGTCGATTTTGGGCTTCCTCTGTTGGCAGTAAATGTTCTTTTATTTCCGGCCAATTGGGATTGCAAGTCATGGTCAAGAATATATCCGGCTTGCCAAATTTTTGGACCAAAGTCATTGCATCTATGTATTTTCTTCTCATATTTCTTGGTCCTCCAATAAAGCTAGCTTGTAAAAATACTCTTTGACCGACATTTGCTGCCCAGACTTCACCAGTACCTATTGAGTCTACTATACCTTGTAAGAATTCTTTTCTAAATTCTTCTTGCTGGGTTCTCAAATAATCTAATCTTTGTGATTCAAGTTTAACATACATATCAACAACATATTGCTGAAATAGCCTACCAAAGTGCAGTAAGAAAGATTCATCATCATTTCTCATTTGCAATttataggcatagtattcacgGATGGAAACGAAATCAGGATCGCCGTCTATTCCTGCCATTACTGGTTGAAGGAATTTAGAAAAAAGGTTAATGAGGCTGGTATGCTAAAATTAATAGAATACAGGTGGAAAAGATTTATTCTACTTACAGTCTTGTTCCATTTGTATTAACTCTTCGGCAGTAGAAGCATTCATTGGAGAAATAGAAATTTGAGCATCCCTTTTCCTAGTCTTTTTTTTGTGCACCTTTTTCAAGTATTTTTTAATCCCTTGATGCCAACCAGCTTCAccaaaaggaagcaaaagaGGGTACTGGAGAGGGTCATAACAGCCATAGTAATATTGGATATTGTGTGAATGGCCACCATGGGTGTACACTCGAATATCTCGACGGCTTGTttctccattttcttctccttctacccataaagcagcaacttgggACACTGTAGGCTTATTGAATACTCTTTGGTCTAAACCAATGCGATAAGTATCAAGGTTATGAACTTCTCTCAAGCCGCGAAAGAATCTAGCATAGGGATTTTGCTGCATGAGATTCATGGTTTTTTGGAGAATACTCTCAGTTAATCTTGGGTAGGCATCTAATCGATTTGCTAATTCATTTTCACTGTCATGAAAATAGAATTGCAAATTTTTTGAGGTCTCTAAATCATTGATGAAATGATAGACCTGACCTTGCACTTTAAAAGTATAAATGCCCTTATTTCTCTTAGCCAAATTTTTATCACATTTCACTCCAAAGGAAGTGAAAGCAAATGTGTTATTAATTGTTCTAATACAGGTCCTAAATAGTTGAGCTTCCTCAGATGTTGACATAAGAAGTTCTTTTAGAACAGTTGGGATTGAATTGCTAGCTAAAATAACATCCCCATTAGAATAACAAAAATTTGCTGTTTCATGAGCAAATTTTTTTGCACTACAATGGGGACAGTTGCGTTGGCGAGGAAGCAGATCAGCAGCAGTAGGAATGTGGTTTAAGACCTCCCGACCTATTTTTGGCGTTCTTGCTATAATCGACAAGGAAAAGATATCTAGttattcattttgtgtaatgcAGGGAAGTAGAAATTAACAAACTGAAGCTAGTAAGACATTAAAAAGTTTACAAAACCTGCACGCTTTCTCTTAGGCTTTACTTGGTTTGATTGGAGTATGACTCTATCTATTCCTTCAGTGTTTGCTACTGAAACTGGATAGAATATGGTATAAGTTAAACAAAAGCGCTAAGGGGTGTAGTAGGTTAAAAGTCTATGTTTATGGGAAAGATTTATCTTAGGTTAAAGTTTTTTCATGGTAGACTAAAGGGCTGGAAAACACTGTTTGTAAAAGGATGATGATTCCAGTAGCTAAGTGAATTGTTCTAAATGTGAAAAGGTCATGAAAATTgtataaaattaattttatagTTTAGAGAATGATAAGTTAGAGtaattgatttaattttaaGATTGAAGGCATAGGAAGCTGGAATTTATAAAAAAGGCTTTAAAAGACAAAAcgagtttaaaataaaatcacatAATATTTTTAATGTTACAGACCTATTTTGGTTGACAGTGAATAGAAGGCATATACTTTTACAAAAGCTTAAAATGGTTAACTTGGAAAATATGCAGAAATTAGTGAAAATAATGATATGAAAAAAATACTGGTATGAAACTGTATGAGCTTAACTGTTCGATGACCTGTTAAAATACTGGTATGAAAAAAATACTGGTATGAAACTGTTCGATGAGCTTAACTGTATGATACTTCAGTTAAAATAGGGATTCAGGCAAGCACCTGtggattgatattgaattgattttgattgcACAGTATCCACTGCAGGGATGGCAACAATTGAAGGAAGAGGAAGTTGAGGTTTGGCAGGCGAACTTTTAGATGTCTTTTTTTCTTGACATCTTTTATGTTTTAGTATCACAGATCTTTGCCTTCTATTATTTGCTGCAACGGGATTTTTTGTTGCCAAGAGTTCAGATGGCGCATTGACCATTGAATGCACcatatttgaacttgtaaacaGCAAAGTAGCTGGGTTCACAGGATGAGGCATACCAGACTCAATAGGGTGAGTCACAAACCTAGAGCAGCTAGCATTTTCAGCTTCTATTTGCTCTGTTTCATGCATACAATGCATCTGAAATATATCAGGTTCTAATGTAAGATGATCCTCTTTGTTATAGGCTATACTGGAAGGCTCAAGTGGTGCAAATATAAATGGCATATTCATGGATGCTTCTgtgtcatttgaattggttggcAGGATAGAATGGACATTCGGGTGTCTAAGAAGAAATGGCTGATTCGATTCCAGCGATATGGAGTGAAGCAAGCCATCTTTCTGGGTTTTTTTGCTTCTATGTCCCATATTTTTTTCGCTTCCATTATTTCTTATAGCAAGAAATTGATTGTGTAGAAATGGAAGTGATCTACTCATAGATAGTTGGCTGTCATTGGGCCCTATAGGAAGCAAGTGAGGAACATTAATTACATTTGAGGGTCCCGAGGCACGAAGCCGCGACAGCCTATCTAATCGTTTGTGCCTCCATCTTTGAATAGCTTGTTTTCTATAACTAACTTTATCCATATTTTTGAGTCACCTCAAATGGAGGAATACCAGTAGCATTCTCAGAAGGCTCGTTTGTGACAAAATATATAAGAAAAGAATGATGCTAGTCCATCAAGGCAGACAGGATAAAATAGCTAATGGAACTTCTCTAATGTAATGGCTGACTATCAGATATCTCGATGACAATTTAGTCAATCATATAATTTGTCTATATTATACGGTTGTTTATATACTCTTATGCAAACAATATTAgacaatcaaataaacagaaagcAACTACAGAATAAATGTAGAACCAATTGGACATACGACTAAGCAGAGGTTAAAGGAACTGAGTATATAGAGGCATCAAAGTCTAATAGCAAAAGCATAAAAAAAACATGAACTAAGGAGACAATACAGCTAAGAACAGGTTTTTTGTGTAAAAGTCAGGCTGAAGCATTAGGCATACCTGGTAACAGCAACGATAAATCAGATAGGGACATGCAAAAAGCTTTGCGCCTAGGATGAGGTGTAGACTATCCAAGCAACAAAACACAGGGAAAAAGAAATATCAGGGAAAGAGCATAGACAAAAGGGGGGAAAGAAAAACAGTAAATGATAATGCTTGCATTAGTTTGCTATATGAGCTGTTGACCTATAAAGTT of Coffea arabica cultivar ET-39 chromosome 5c, Coffea Arabica ET-39 HiFi, whole genome shotgun sequence contains these proteins:
- the LOC140007174 gene encoding uncharacterized protein, encoding MAGIDGDPDFVSIREYYAYKLQMRNDDESFLLHFGRLFQQYVVDMYVKLESQRLDYLRTQQEEFRKEFLQGIVDSIGTGEVWAANVGQRVFLQASFIGGPRNMRRKYIDAMTLVQKFGKPDIFLTMTCNPNWPEIKEHLLPTEEAQNRPDLVVRVFRAKLEELKNELLKKNIFGEVAAYTYVIEFQKRGLPHVHFLLILKPQHKMFIPDEYDKIVSAEIPDKTKYPHLYRMVKKHMMHGPCGVLNPSNVCMTKHGCCKNSYPKEYSEHTIQTLDSYPLYRRRNNGVKIKVRKQKLDNTWVVPHNAYLLAKFNCHINVEICSTIQAVKYIYKYICKGHDRISFHINSDNPNNQIDEIQQYQAARWVSPPEAVWRLFRFSMGEIKPAIIHLQLHLPNF
- the LOC140007173 gene encoding uncharacterized protein — protein: MLTEFFYMNRTDSVAQELNCTYAQFPDHFVWLAKEKRWKIKDRGDSIGRINTAHPSEGERYYLRLLLSKVRAPKSFEDLMTHNGVQVTTFREAALLRGLLENDNSQEICLQEASLFHMPYEMRRLFATLLVYSCPNDPKQLWTKFEAVMSEDFMRNTALSPTEIKRKVLEQINGFLQSMGKNIASFGLLPNNFSFSDVDNQTRDVLAEKNIKVLEEDLNAISLLNLNQTHAFEVISKRVYENKSGAFFVDGPGGTGKSFLYRALLADIRSKGYIALATATSGIAASILPGGRTAHSRFKIPIDTSQGRACKISKQSSLASMIKECKLIIWDEAPMCKRSAIEALNDFLRDLMNSDKIFGGKVIVLGGDFRQTLPVVRKGSQPETIAASLINSPI